A stretch of Methanobacterium sp. Maddingley MBC34 DNA encodes these proteins:
- a CDS encoding glycosyltransferase (PFAM: Glycosyl transferases group 1), with translation MKINFTMMSTSMSGGARAVFEIINELSDRGHTITITALQGNHSWFPVKADVRYVKAPYIIKILNPINKFRKKDDFEYSSLGGIFRWFKTGFDADLVKPLSQITPDCDINVATWFSTSFAVYRSQKGIPFYFFQDFEELVEPLGPYDVRMFKESLYLPLNILTISNWLKDWIKEDYGKNAILAGDGLNHENFYPRQNVLEDVPGHKIMTILRGGKYKGDGDLIKALNIVSGEIPDLTLIAVGNRKILDALKDKHGFKFNYKLFERPSDDLMAELYSSSDIFAFPSHKEGFGLPPLESMACGTPVVTTDCLGVRDFVSNGENAIMVPVKDPDELARGIHELLTNDELGEKFKENGLKTAQRFTWRNVADVFEESFSRAMEESSPNPVEASASEKYDNNVN, from the coding sequence ATGAAAATAAATTTTACCATGATGTCAACATCAATGAGTGGTGGTGCAAGAGCAGTTTTTGAGATAATAAATGAACTTTCAGATCGTGGACATACTATTACCATTACCGCACTGCAGGGAAATCATTCATGGTTTCCAGTTAAAGCTGATGTTAGATACGTAAAAGCTCCTTATATCATTAAAATATTAAACCCCATAAACAAATTCAGAAAAAAAGATGATTTTGAGTATTCCAGCCTTGGAGGAATCTTCAGATGGTTCAAAACAGGATTCGACGCCGACCTGGTTAAACCATTATCACAAATAACACCAGATTGTGATATAAATGTGGCCACCTGGTTCAGCACATCCTTTGCTGTTTACAGGAGCCAAAAAGGCATACCCTTCTATTTCTTCCAGGATTTTGAGGAACTGGTTGAGCCACTCGGACCCTATGACGTGAGAATGTTTAAAGAAAGTTTATACCTGCCACTGAACATTCTAACCATATCCAACTGGCTTAAGGATTGGATCAAGGAGGATTATGGTAAAAACGCCATTCTGGCAGGAGATGGTTTAAATCATGAAAATTTTTATCCTCGTCAAAACGTCCTGGAAGATGTTCCAGGGCATAAGATAATGACCATACTGAGGGGTGGGAAGTATAAGGGGGATGGAGATTTAATTAAAGCATTGAACATTGTTTCTGGAGAAATACCGGACTTAACATTAATAGCAGTTGGAAACAGGAAAATACTCGATGCTTTGAAGGATAAACATGGGTTTAAATTTAATTATAAATTATTCGAAAGACCTAGTGATGATTTAATGGCCGAATTGTATAGTTCTTCGGATATTTTCGCATTCCCATCCCACAAGGAAGGATTCGGATTACCTCCATTAGAATCAATGGCCTGTGGAACGCCGGTTGTAACTACAGATTGTTTAGGTGTCAGAGATTTCGTTTCCAATGGGGAAAATGCTATAATGGTCCCAGTTAAGGATCCAGATGAACTTGCCAGGGGCATACATGAATTATTAACCAATGATGAATTGGGAGAAAAATTCAAAGAAAATGGTCTTAAAACCGCTCAAAGGTTCACATGGCGTAATGTAGCCGATGTTTTCGAGGAATCATTTAGCAGGGCAATGGAAGAATCCTCACCTAATCCAGTGGAAGCATCTGCCTCTGAAAAATACGATAATAATGTTAATTAA
- a CDS encoding putative glycosyltransferase (PFAM: Glycosyl transferase family 2), with amino-acid sequence MFPHVSVIILNWNGWKDTVECLESLYQIDYPNYDVILVDNNSEDESLEKIRNYCSGSLRIESKFFDYESGNKPIELVEYDENQLKNQSNFSGTDFSTPNKKKLILIKNNENYGFAKGNNIGINLALSVLDPDYIMLLNNDTVVKENFLMELVNAAESNPEIGMAGSKILKYNNPQIIDSTGHLLKMGRIVDRGHEEPDEGQYDDPEYIIGAIAAACLYKKEMLQGIGLFDETFFTVYEDAELSWRSHKNGWKTIYVPTSLVYHKRGKSIKKKSVNARMIMLQSENMLTTAKRYGTFKDKFQYSFIILADGGYYLKERLAGRNNINVSQLIIQVVKSYLSIIYDMVKGILKSG; translated from the coding sequence ATGTTTCCCCATGTTTCTGTAATCATACTAAACTGGAATGGTTGGAAAGACACCGTTGAATGTTTAGAATCACTTTACCAGATTGATTACCCCAACTATGATGTGATCCTGGTTGACAATAATTCTGAGGATGAGTCCCTGGAAAAAATCAGAAATTACTGCAGTGGCTCATTAAGAATAGAATCAAAGTTTTTTGATTATGAATCAGGTAACAAGCCCATCGAACTTGTGGAATATGATGAAAATCAATTGAAAAATCAATCTAATTTTTCAGGGACAGATTTTTCAACACCTAATAAGAAAAAACTCATTCTAATAAAAAACAATGAGAATTACGGATTTGCTAAGGGTAATAATATTGGTATTAATTTAGCCTTAAGTGTCCTGGATCCGGATTACATAATGCTCTTAAACAATGATACCGTGGTTAAGGAGAACTTCTTAATGGAACTGGTTAATGCCGCTGAAAGTAATCCTGAAATTGGTATGGCCGGGTCTAAAATTCTAAAATACAATAACCCCCAGATCATCGATTCAACTGGCCATCTTCTAAAGATGGGAAGAATCGTTGATAGGGGTCATGAAGAACCGGATGAAGGCCAGTATGATGATCCAGAATACATTATTGGAGCTATTGCCGCGGCATGCTTGTATAAAAAGGAAATGCTCCAGGGAATCGGATTATTTGATGAGACCTTTTTCACGGTGTACGAGGATGCGGAATTATCATGGAGATCCCATAAAAATGGTTGGAAAACAATATACGTTCCCACATCTCTTGTTTATCATAAACGTGGTAAATCCATTAAAAAGAAATCAGTTAACGCCCGTATGATAATGTTACAATCTGAAAACATGCTCACCACTGCTAAAAGATATGGGACTTTTAAGGATAAATTCCAATACTCTTTTATAATTCTTGCAGACGGGGGATACTACTTAAAGGAGAGGCTTGCAGGTAGGAATAATATTAATGTTTCCCAGTTAATTATTCAAGTAGTTAAGTCTTATTTGAGTATTATTTATGATATGGTTAAGGGTATTTTGAAATCTGGATGA